A portion of the Bacillota bacterium genome contains these proteins:
- a CDS encoding FliA/WhiG family RNA polymerase sigma factor, producing the protein MDIMEAWNRYKGNQDHAAWERLVEQYAALVRHVAGRLRLMLPAHVEYDDLVGSGVFGLLSAIERFEPERGVKFETFATSRIRGAILDSLRAADWAPRSLRRRERAIAQAYGTLERRLGRPATTAEVSAELGIDRKELYEIERQINQAAFLSLDAPLQVTEDGEQVPLGMKIAAEQGDPLQSLEEQERRQLLAQAVGALPEREQLVVSLYYYEDLNIKEIAEILGVTESRVSQLHTRALLRLRGYLICYSEDLDLAERSRPGKKCAVGQVT; encoded by the coding sequence ATGGATATTATGGAAGCTTGGAATAGGTATAAAGGCAACCAGGACCACGCTGCCTGGGAAAGACTGGTAGAACAGTACGCTGCGTTGGTGAGACACGTCGCCGGTCGGCTCCGGTTGATGTTGCCGGCCCACGTGGAGTACGATGATCTAGTTGGGAGCGGAGTTTTTGGTTTACTGTCCGCCATCGAACGGTTCGAACCGGAGCGAGGCGTAAAGTTCGAGACTTTTGCCACTAGCCGGATCAGAGGAGCGATTTTAGACAGTCTCCGAGCAGCAGATTGGGCCCCTCGCTCTCTCCGCCGGCGGGAACGGGCTATCGCTCAGGCTTACGGCACTCTGGAACGACGTCTGGGGAGGCCAGCCACCACAGCGGAAGTAAGTGCAGAACTGGGTATAGACCGGAAAGAATTGTACGAAATTGAACGCCAAATAAACCAAGCAGCTTTTCTGTCGTTGGATGCACCGTTGCAGGTAACCGAAGACGGCGAGCAGGTGCCTTTAGGGATGAAGATCGCTGCTGAGCAGGGCGACCCTCTGCAGTCCTTGGAAGAGCAAGAAAGACGACAACTGTTGGCTCAAGCAGTGGGCGCTTTGCCGGAAAGAGAACAGCTGGTGGTGTCACTTTACTACTACGAAGACCTTAACATAAAGGAGATTGCGGAGATTCTAGGCGTCACTGAATCCAGGGTGTCTCAGCTACATACCAGGGCTTTGCTCCGGCTAAGGGGATATCTTATTTGTTACAGCGAAGATCTGGATTTGGCCGAACGTTCGCGACCGGGGAAAAAGTGTGCAGTCGGGCAGGTGACATGA
- a CDS encoding chemotaxis protein CheD, producing the protein MKEIRRVGMADLAVACSPLVLVTIGLGSCVGVALYDDKAKVGGLAHIMLPKSNGPFVSNLAKFADTALPLLVTRMLECGALHRRLTAKLAGGAQMFKLDRPTDTMRIGDRNTAAITEWLKKKRIPLLAQDTGGNWGRTVELDTETGEFLVRTIARGERRL; encoded by the coding sequence GTGAAGGAAATACGGCGGGTGGGAATGGCGGACTTAGCGGTGGCCTGTTCACCTCTGGTCTTGGTTACCATTGGACTGGGTTCTTGTGTCGGGGTGGCTCTTTATGATGATAAGGCCAAGGTGGGTGGTCTGGCGCACATCATGTTGCCAAAATCAAATGGGCCGTTTGTCTCGAATCTAGCCAAATTTGCTGACACAGCCCTACCGCTATTGGTGACCAGAATGCTGGAATGTGGTGCACTGCATCGGCGTCTAACCGCTAAGTTAGCCGGTGGAGCTCAGATGTTTAAGCTAGACAGGCCTACTGACACCATGCGCATTGGCGATAGGAATACGGCAGCAATTACTGAATGGCTTAAGAAAAAGCGAATTCCGTTGTTGGCTCAAGATACCGGCGGGAACTGGGGTCGAACAGTGGAGCTGGATACAGAAACGGGTGAGTTTCTGGTGCGGACTATTGCTCGTGGCGAAAGACGCCTGTAA
- a CDS encoding UMP kinase: MLQPKYKRVVVKLSGEALAGEKGFGLDHQVVKSVAQEVKEIYKLGVEVGIVVGGGNIWRGVSGSEMGIDRATADYMGMLATVINALAFQDALEKIGVDTRVQTSIEMRAVAEPYIRRRAIRHLEKGRVVIFSGGTGSPYFSTDTTAALRAAEIGAEVILMAKRVDGVYDSDPLKNPAAKKFTELSYIDVLNQGLGVMDSTAASLCMDNNIPLLVFGISTSGNIKRAVMGECIGTTIGREFDVTESDRE; the protein is encoded by the coding sequence ATGCTGCAGCCAAAGTACAAACGTGTTGTCGTAAAACTGAGCGGGGAGGCACTGGCTGGCGAGAAAGGTTTCGGACTTGACCACCAGGTGGTCAAGAGCGTGGCTCAAGAAGTCAAGGAGATTTACAAGCTCGGAGTAGAAGTGGGCATTGTAGTAGGCGGTGGAAATATCTGGCGTGGTGTTTCTGGCAGTGAAATGGGTATCGATCGGGCAACAGCCGATTACATGGGTATGTTGGCCACGGTGATCAACGCTCTGGCTTTTCAGGATGCGCTAGAAAAGATCGGAGTTGACACTCGCGTTCAAACCAGTATTGAGATGCGTGCAGTGGCCGAGCCATATATTCGCCGTCGGGCCATTCGCCACTTAGAAAAGGGGCGAGTAGTGATTTTTTCCGGAGGCACCGGCAGCCCTTATTTTAGCACTGACACCACCGCCGCACTTAGAGCGGCGGAAATCGGAGCCGAAGTTATTCTCATGGCTAAGCGAGTGGACGGTGTCTATGACTCTGATCCTTTGAAAAATCCGGCGGCAAAAAAGTTTACTGAACTAAGCTACATCGACGTACTAAACCAAGGCTTGGGAGTTATGGATTCTACGGCAGCTTCACTCTGTATGGACAACAACATACCGCTTTTGGTGTTCGGCATTTCCACCTCAGGTAACATAAAGCGGGCAGTAATGGGGGAGTGCATTGGTACCACTATAGGGAGGGAGTTTGATGTCACTGAGTCAGATCGAGAGTGA
- the tsf gene encoding translation elongation factor Ts, which yields MVKELRKKTGAGMMDCKRALQETGGVMDKAIDYLREKGLAAASKRAGRTAAEGVIESYIHLGSKLGVLVEVNCETDFVARTDEFREFAKDVAMQVAAANPLYLAKEDVPAEVLAKEKEILRVQALNEGKPEKVVDRIVEGRLTKFFSETCLLEQPFIKDPDKKVGDLLKEKMARIGENMIIRRFVRFRLGEMLE from the coding sequence ATGGTCAAGGAATTGAGAAAGAAAACAGGCGCCGGAATGATGGATTGCAAGCGTGCTTTACAAGAGACCGGAGGGGTCATGGACAAGGCGATTGACTATTTAAGGGAGAAAGGCTTGGCAGCGGCATCCAAGCGGGCAGGACGTACAGCTGCTGAAGGGGTTATCGAATCGTATATCCACCTGGGCAGCAAGTTGGGGGTACTGGTGGAGGTAAATTGTGAGACCGATTTTGTCGCTCGTACAGATGAGTTCCGTGAATTTGCAAAAGACGTTGCCATGCAAGTGGCAGCTGCCAATCCCCTCTATTTGGCTAAAGAAGATGTTCCGGCAGAAGTTCTGGCCAAGGAAAAGGAAATCCTTCGTGTACAAGCCCTCAACGAAGGCAAGCCGGAAAAAGTGGTAGACAGGATTGTTGAAGGGCGACTAACCAAATTTTTCAGTGAGACCTGTTTACTGGAACAACCGTTCATTAAGGATCCCGACAAGAAAGTTGGCGATCTCTTGAAGGAGAAAATGGCTCGGATTGGCGAGAACATGATTATCCGTCGCTTTGTACGCTTTCGTTTGGGTGAGATGCTGGAGTGA
- the rpsB gene encoding 30S ribosomal protein S2, whose translation MAVVTMKQLLEAGVHFGHQTRRWNPKMAEYIFTERNGIYIIDLQKTVRKIEEAYEFIRNLVAQGGSVLFVGTKKQAQDSIREEAERCGMFYVNVRWLGGMLTNWQTIRKRIHRLEELEKMEAEDMFSVLPKKEVMQLLAEKDRLNKYLGGIKDMPGLPRAVYVVDPRKERIAVAEARKLGIPIVAIVDTNCDPDEIDYIIPGNDDAIRAVKLLTAKVADAVLEGKQGEQTTEEEQ comes from the coding sequence ATGGCAGTAGTAACCATGAAGCAGTTGTTGGAGGCTGGAGTTCACTTTGGCCACCAGACCCGGCGCTGGAATCCTAAGATGGCAGAGTATATCTTCACCGAAAGAAACGGCATTTACATCATTGACCTACAGAAAACCGTACGGAAGATTGAGGAAGCCTACGAGTTCATCCGAAATTTGGTAGCACAAGGCGGTTCAGTGCTATTTGTCGGAACCAAGAAACAAGCTCAGGATTCCATTCGGGAGGAGGCTGAGCGCTGTGGAATGTTCTATGTCAATGTGCGCTGGCTCGGCGGTATGCTCACCAACTGGCAAACCATAAGAAAGCGAATCCATCGCTTGGAAGAACTGGAAAAAATGGAAGCCGAAGACATGTTTTCCGTTTTACCGAAGAAAGAAGTCATGCAACTCTTAGCAGAAAAAGATCGTTTGAATAAGTATCTCGGTGGTATCAAGGATATGCCAGGATTGCCTCGAGCAGTTTATGTTGTAGATCCGCGCAAAGAGCGCATCGCTGTGGCGGAAGCTCGTAAACTGGGTATTCCGATTGTAGCTATTGTAGACACTAATTGTGATCCTGATGAAATAGACTACATCATTCCTGGGAACGACGACGCTATTCGCGCGGTGAAATTATTAACAGCCAAAGTTGCCGATGCTGTGCTCGAAGGTAAGCAGGGCGAACAGACCACGGAAGAAGAACAGTGA